One genomic segment of Desulforamulus reducens MI-1 includes these proteins:
- a CDS encoding tyrosine-type recombinase/integrase: MTNEQMVKMFLIYQESRNLSPRTLEWYKYITAKFINYCNDNDIQIDSLKTPEARQWVNWLQKGSETQYKGNSINCHIRAIKTMFNYFMEDEYIDKNPFHKVSKIKVDNTIIHTFEPDEIKKMLAQLNKNTFYDLRDNLMLRIMYDCGLRVSEIINLKITDIDTDKNMFKVFGKGHKERMVPFGRSVKRELVKYLPKRNKAVPHDLDEGYLLCTNQGTPLHKRNILRKIRIVGQGAGIEGKRLSPHTYRHSFAKQYLMAGGDLFSLQTIMGHSSLNSTRRYITLLTEDIQKQHRQFSPLDNL, translated from the coding sequence ATGACCAATGAACAAATGGTAAAAATGTTTTTAATCTACCAAGAAAGTAGAAACCTTTCCCCTCGTACTCTTGAATGGTACAAATACATTACCGCTAAATTCATCAATTATTGCAACGACAATGATATTCAAATTGATTCCCTTAAAACACCCGAAGCCCGTCAATGGGTAAACTGGCTTCAAAAAGGTTCAGAAACTCAGTATAAGGGGAATTCCATTAACTGTCATATAAGAGCCATCAAAACCATGTTCAACTATTTTATGGAAGATGAATATATCGACAAAAATCCATTTCATAAAGTCAGTAAAATTAAGGTTGATAATACTATCATCCATACTTTTGAGCCAGATGAAATTAAGAAAATGCTTGCTCAACTAAACAAAAATACATTTTATGATCTGCGAGACAATCTCATGCTCAGGATAATGTACGATTGTGGATTGCGTGTCAGTGAGATAATCAATCTAAAAATCACCGACATAGACACAGATAAAAATATGTTTAAGGTATTCGGCAAAGGCCACAAGGAAAGAATGGTTCCTTTTGGACGCTCTGTTAAACGAGAATTGGTAAAATATTTACCTAAACGAAATAAGGCAGTTCCACATGATTTAGATGAAGGATATTTACTTTGTACAAATCAAGGGACACCCCTACACAAGCGTAATATTCTGCGAAAAATTAGAATTGTTGGTCAAGGTGCAGGGATTGAAGGTAAACGTCTTAGCCCCCACACCTACCGCCATTCCTTTGCAAAACAATATTTAATGGCAGGTGGAGATTTATTTTCACTCCAAACTATCATGGGACATAGTTCGCTCAATTCTACCAGACGTTATATTACCTTACTCACCGAAGATATTCAAAAGCAACACCGTCAATTCAGCCCCTTAGACAATCTTTAG
- a CDS encoding nitrite reductase has product MTEAIFRQQRNGLYAVNIVIPGGILTPEQFMGLAEVARDTGVWRIKCGIRQSLIVVLDQDKIPTLLEKIHALGLQIAPFGNKIRSVKACPGGAELCPRSLGPALELGMELQERYLGQDVPKDFKISTAGCPRGCTEPYCADLGLIARGGDKFDVVIGGRGATSKPMHGVKIASDVNKNKVFAVVDFVLATYRAHAEPHERLCKTMARLGTTLFTPQLELYQAEEQAQDEFAAFLME; this is encoded by the coding sequence TTGACAGAAGCTATTTTCCGCCAGCAGCGTAATGGTTTATATGCCGTTAACATCGTGATACCTGGAGGTATCCTGACCCCTGAACAATTTATGGGCTTGGCTGAGGTAGCCCGGGATACCGGAGTGTGGCGAATTAAGTGTGGTATCCGCCAGTCTTTAATTGTAGTCTTGGATCAGGATAAAATCCCCACCCTCCTAGAGAAAATTCATGCCCTTGGTCTACAAATAGCGCCCTTTGGTAATAAAATCCGTAGCGTTAAGGCTTGTCCTGGTGGTGCCGAGCTTTGCCCCAGATCCCTTGGACCCGCCCTGGAACTGGGCATGGAACTACAGGAACGCTATTTGGGTCAGGATGTTCCCAAGGATTTTAAAATTTCTACCGCCGGTTGCCCCAGGGGTTGTACCGAACCCTATTGTGCTGATCTAGGGCTCATTGCCAGAGGTGGCGATAAGTTTGATGTTGTAATTGGCGGCAGAGGGGCCACTAGCAAACCTATGCACGGTGTAAAGATCGCTTCGGATGTGAACAAGAACAAAGTTTTTGCTGTGGTGGATTTTGTCCTGGCAACCTACCGAGCTCATGCTGAACCCCATGAAAGATTGTGCAAAACCATGGCACGCTTGGGAACAACATTGTTCACTCCCCAACTTGAGCTTTATCAGGCTGAAGAACAAGCCCAGGACGAATTTGCCGCTTTTCTGATGGAATAA
- a CDS encoding Ig-like domain-containing protein translates to MNLFSPNENDFNFILADAGRDILINGIATRALISNLKVKSDYDDKYISTLTELSQGDRIEYNGLYWLIVSEVNGKRYEKYKGVMRACNFDIKFNFAGNIKTFPAIVESKVFDIETGQYMTLPVGKILMTIQDNSDTKNIILNQRIIKMDSAWKVIGIDKTKNGLVILHLEKDSFGSSDDKENEIANRWQYEHIYKLTINEGESANILKDDTLQLSVKLTDNGVAVDSPSITYVSSDANICNINNNGLITGIAEGKAIITAQMTGKPDVKDTISINVKVNHNYVLTITNESATLNIGDNLQLKYTLTDNGVIVDNPNIIFTSSDNNIATVNSSGLITGISIGTVTITAQMADRPEINDALQVIVQEVPISHNYSIVITGGATIKLNQTQSYTATFYDNGVEVADQSGTWTIKSPNPDGTTNIYATIQSQTGNSVSIKATSTSSYVNKYLELVCTLNSDNTIKASKQIQVKSLF, encoded by the coding sequence TTGAATCTGTTTTCACCTAATGAAAATGATTTTAACTTTATCCTTGCTGATGCTGGCAGGGATATTTTAATTAATGGCATAGCAACAAGGGCATTGATAAGCAATTTAAAAGTTAAATCTGATTATGACGATAAATATATATCTACGCTAACTGAACTGTCACAAGGGGACAGAATAGAATATAACGGTTTATACTGGCTTATTGTTTCGGAGGTTAATGGTAAACGCTATGAAAAATATAAAGGGGTTATGAGGGCTTGCAATTTTGATATTAAATTTAATTTTGCTGGCAATATTAAAACATTTCCTGCCATTGTTGAATCTAAAGTTTTTGACATTGAAACAGGGCAATATATGACACTGCCAGTTGGGAAAATACTTATGACAATTCAAGATAATTCCGACACAAAAAATATTATCTTAAATCAGAGAATTATTAAGATGGATTCAGCGTGGAAGGTAATAGGAATTGACAAAACAAAAAATGGCCTTGTCATTTTGCATTTAGAAAAAGATTCGTTTGGTAGTAGTGATGATAAAGAAAATGAAATTGCAAACCGTTGGCAATATGAACACATTTATAAATTAACAATCAACGAGGGAGAATCAGCAAATATATTAAAAGATGATACTTTGCAATTATCTGTAAAATTAACTGATAATGGAGTTGCAGTTGATAGTCCTTCTATTACATATGTTTCCAGCGACGCTAATATATGTAATATTAATAATAATGGTTTAATTACTGGTATTGCCGAAGGTAAAGCAATAATCACTGCTCAAATGACAGGTAAACCAGATGTTAAAGATACTATTTCTATTAATGTTAAAGTTAATCATAATTATGTATTGACTATAACCAATGAATCAGCAACTTTAAATATTGGAGATAATTTACAATTAAAATATACATTAACAGATAATGGAGTTATAGTTGATAATCCTAATATTATATTTACTTCAAGTGATAATAATATTGCTACTGTAAATAGCAGTGGATTAATTACAGGTATTTCCATTGGAACAGTAACGATTACCGCACAAATGGCAGACAGGCCAGAAATTAATGATGCATTACAAGTCATTGTCCAAGAAGTACCTATAAGTCATAATTATTCTATTGTAATTACAGGTGGTGCTACTATTAAACTCAATCAGACACAATCATATACCGCTACATTCTATGATAATGGGGTTGAGGTGGCAGATCAGAGCGGAACATGGACAATTAAAAGTCCTAACCCAGATGGCACTACTAATATTTATGCTACAATCCAGAGCCAAACAGGTAATTCTGTAAGTATTAAAGCAACTAGTACATCATCTTATGTTAATAAATATTTAGAATTAGTTTGTACTTTGAATAGTGATAATACCATTAAGGCGAGTAAGCAAATTCAAGTAAAATCTTTGTTCTAA
- a CDS encoding alkaline phosphatase family protein has protein sequence MVRKRISISISISILSLLVCFAFSLQARAEEATNKEKTGKEPKVTSKIFMIVIDGLQDETLQRTSAPNINGLATAGVRASKVISVFPDTTQASVASILTGMLPDNHKFIQTGDKLDGMSIQTLMQQKKIKTCFYGAEGELKHLAAKGGHTCNGPFDKKDELVINNLLNEWTKEQSYMNIILLPELRDIYKKSGVNSNEYKMAITKMDAQVGRLLKKLHDEDLYDSCMIILTGTLGAPPLIMKGLPFKSGTTIPPVSICDVAPTIGYLNGVKLDKTNGLVLWNSLNELDGQSNEYLLNERVKDLSSANTQLQEEMSRIQEEKLLVKSQKEIVAREKEDIQREIGVRDQKIDALENRIDLYHVIAFVFLGVVGVGYLALYHVLKKRFLMF, from the coding sequence ATGGTTCGAAAAAGAATATCCATATCCATATCCATATCCATTTTGTCACTGCTGGTTTGTTTTGCCTTTTCATTGCAGGCAAGGGCTGAAGAAGCAACCAATAAGGAGAAAACAGGGAAAGAACCTAAAGTAACCAGTAAGATATTTATGATTGTTATTGACGGGCTGCAAGACGAAACCTTGCAAAGGACCTCAGCCCCCAATATAAATGGACTGGCAACTGCAGGGGTGAGGGCCTCCAAGGTTATCTCAGTTTTTCCCGATACAACACAGGCCTCGGTGGCGTCTATTCTGACAGGTATGCTGCCGGATAACCACAAATTTATACAAACAGGAGATAAGTTGGATGGTATGTCTATCCAGACATTAATGCAGCAAAAGAAAATCAAGACATGTTTCTATGGTGCCGAAGGAGAACTAAAACATTTAGCCGCAAAGGGTGGACATACTTGTAATGGACCATTCGATAAGAAAGATGAGCTGGTAATAAATAATTTATTAAATGAATGGACCAAAGAACAATCCTACATGAATATTATTTTACTTCCTGAACTTCGTGATATATATAAAAAATCTGGGGTTAATAGCAACGAATATAAAATGGCAATCACCAAAATGGATGCTCAGGTTGGACGTCTTTTAAAGAAGTTGCATGACGAAGATCTCTACGACAGCTGCATGATTATTCTCACAGGAACTTTAGGTGCACCACCTCTAATTATGAAGGGTTTACCCTTCAAGAGTGGCACTACTATCCCTCCGGTCAGCATTTGTGATGTGGCACCTACCATTGGGTATTTAAACGGGGTTAAATTGGATAAAACCAATGGCTTAGTGTTGTGGAATAGCTTAAATGAATTGGATGGACAGTCTAACGAATATTTGTTAAATGAAAGGGTTAAGGATCTAAGCAGTGCTAATACACAATTGCAGGAGGAAATGAGTCGTATTCAGGAAGAGAAACTCCTGGTAAAGAGTCAAAAAGAGATTGTGGCCAGAGAAAAGGAAGACATTCAGAGAGAAATCGGGGTGAGAGACCAAAAGATTGATGCACTAGAGAACCGTATCGATTTGTATCATGTCATTGCCTTTGTTTTCCTTGGAGTGGTAGGGGTAGGCTACCTAGCACTCTATCATGTTCTAAAAAAACGTTTCTTAATGTTCTAA